The Pigmentiphaga aceris DNA segment TGATGCCCGCCCATTCGGACTGCGCAGGCAGCGCGACAGCCGGGGCATGGGCGCGCTGATCGACACGCGCAATCAGATCAAGCTTCCACGACAGACGTTTCACCTGCCAGGTACCGAGCGCGACAAACCCGCTGAAGAGCAGGGCGGCGATCACGGCCAGGGTGACCAGCACGCCTTTGCTGCGCGGGCGGCGGCCACCTGTCTGCGGATTGTCTTGCGCGGCGTGTGAAGCTTGCATGTCGTGCTGCCTGGTTCTTGATAGGTAAGGGTGTGGTTTGACGGCGGGTTTCGGAAAAAGTGCACTGACTGGCTGCTGTCGAAAATCCGTGCTCGGAAATTCGCCTTCGACACCCGCTTTCAAAAGCCGTTTTCAGAAATGTGCTCGGTCAAAACACACTTCTGAAAACGACTGCGGGTCGCTCGATGCGACCCGCAGGTAGTGCTGAAACCGGCAATGTGATTACCGGTCGCCTTGGCGCCAGGCGCTCAAGGCATCTTCTTTACATGTTCTTCATGTCATGCATCATGCCGGGCATCATGTTCTGGTTCAGGTGGAACATGACCCAGATCGAACCCGCCAGGGTGATCACGACAATCACCAGCGTGAAGATCAGCGCCAGCATGTTCCAGCCGCCCTCTGAACGCGCATTCATGTGCAGGAAGTAGACCATGTGCACAACGATCTGCACGGCAGCAAAGCCCATCAAGATCAGTGCGGTGGTGCTGGACGATTCAAAGACCTTGCCCATCACCAGCCAGAACGGGATCACCGTCAGGATCACGGCGAGCACGAAGCCCGTCATGTATCCCTTGAGGGTACTTGGTTCGTGGCCGTCATCATGGTCATGACCATGATCATCATGCCCGTGGTGACCGTGGTGACCGTTGGCAAGGGTATTGGTATGCGCGCTCACGGCAGCACTCCCATCAGGTAGACGAAGGTAAACACACCGATCCAGACCACGTCCAAGAAGTGCCAGAACATCGACAGGCACATCATGCGGCGGCGGTTCTCGGGGATGAAGCCATGCTTCTTCAGCTGAACCATCAACACGATCAGCCAGATGATGCCGAAGGTGACGTGCAGGCCGTGGGTAGCCACCAGCGCGAAGAACGCCGACAGGAACGCACTGCGCTGCGGGGTCGCACCGACGTGGATCAGGTGAGCGAATTCATACAGTTCGAGACCGATGAAGGCTGCGCCCAGCAGGCCGGTGATGCCCAGCCACAGCAAAGTGGCGTTCAAGCGCTTGCGTTGCATTTCCAGCATCGCAAAGCCGAAGGTGATGGACGACAACAGCAGCATCGACGTGTTGATCGCGACCAGGGTCAGATCGAACAGGTCGGCACCTG contains these protein-coding regions:
- the cyoD gene encoding cytochrome o ubiquinol oxidase subunit IV → MSAHTNTLANGHHGHHGHDDHGHDHDDGHEPSTLKGYMTGFVLAVILTVIPFWLVMGKVFESSSTTALILMGFAAVQIVVHMVYFLHMNARSEGGWNMLALIFTLVIVVITLAGSIWVMFHLNQNMMPGMMHDMKNM
- the cyoC gene encoding cytochrome o ubiquinol oxidase subunit III is translated as MSNTSVHPAADSVHAADNLRFYVPGEHHPQNGTLLGFWLYLMSDCLIFACLFAVYGVVGRSYAAGPSGADLFDLTLVAINTSMLLLSSITFGFAMLEMQRKRLNATLLWLGITGLLGAAFIGLELYEFAHLIHVGATPQRSAFLSAFFALVATHGLHVTFGIIWLIVLMVQLKKHGFIPENRRRMMCLSMFWHFLDVVWIGVFTFVYLMGVLP